One Tepidanaerobacter syntrophicus DNA segment encodes these proteins:
- a CDS encoding transcriptional regulator GutM, translated as MGFEIAIIVFALWIVQGILSYFQIKNFNGKLAKFKNYHKYGIGQVKGWLGKGAIAILGIDSYNNIVDAEIMSGISVFARFRSLDLLKGKNIQEIDSILDGIDKPVKTAILKAAESAQQVKKSEKEVESSM; from the coding sequence ATGGGATTTGAAATAGCCATTATCGTTTTTGCGCTTTGGATTGTGCAGGGAATTTTATCCTACTTTCAAATAAAAAACTTCAACGGCAAACTTGCAAAGTTTAAAAATTATCATAAATATGGCATTGGGCAGGTTAAAGGTTGGCTCGGAAAAGGCGCAATCGCTATTTTAGGGATCGATTCATACAACAATATTGTTGATGCAGAAATAATGTCAGGCATAAGCGTATTTGCAAGATTTCGGTCACTAGATCTTTTAAAAGGCAAGAATATACAAGAGATAGATTCAATACTTGACGGAATAGACAAACCTGTGAAAACCGCTATATTAAAAGCCGCAGAATCGGCGCAGCAGGTAAAAAAGTCAGAAAAGGAGGTTGAAAGCTCCATGTAA
- the srlE gene encoding PTS glucitol/sorbitol transporter subunit IIB gives MGYRAVKVEKGPSGWGGPLIIKPEEGKDKIVSITGGGIDAVTRKIAEMTGGTPVDGFKTSVPDDQICCVVIDCGGTARCGVYPKKRIPTINLTPVGQVGPLAKYIEADIYVSGVKPENIHFVSEEEAASYAGTEGISKDIETQDVKTAKIEYERKPGIIEKIGRGMGGVVGIFYQSGRETIDQVIKNVLPFIAFVATLIGIILKSGVGDWIANIIAPLAGTLPGLLLISIVCAIPVLSPLLGPGAVIAQVVGVLVGVEIGKGNIPPQFALPALFAINPQVGCDFIPVGLSLGEAKPETVEIGVGAILISRLITGPIAVLIAYLFSIGLYAG, from the coding sequence ATGGGATATAGAGCAGTTAAAGTTGAAAAAGGACCCAGCGGCTGGGGAGGACCTTTGATAATAAAACCCGAAGAAGGCAAAGATAAAATAGTTTCAATTACCGGTGGCGGCATAGATGCAGTAACCCGTAAGATTGCAGAAATGACAGGCGGAACACCGGTTGACGGTTTCAAAACTTCTGTGCCGGATGATCAAATATGCTGCGTAGTTATTGATTGCGGAGGGACTGCAAGGTGCGGCGTTTATCCTAAAAAGCGAATTCCCACAATAAATTTGACTCCGGTTGGTCAGGTGGGACCACTGGCGAAATACATCGAGGCAGATATATATGTTTCCGGCGTAAAGCCTGAAAATATCCATTTTGTATCTGAAGAAGAGGCGGCAAGCTATGCCGGAACAGAAGGAATATCAAAAGACATAGAAACTCAAGATGTCAAAACCGCAAAAATTGAATATGAAAGAAAACCCGGTATTATCGAAAAAATTGGCAGAGGAATGGGCGGAGTCGTAGGTATATTTTATCAATCCGGCCGCGAAACTATTGATCAAGTTATAAAGAATGTGCTTCCGTTTATAGCATTTGTGGCAACGCTAATAGGTATTATCTTAAAATCTGGTGTAGGTGATTGGATAGCAAATATAATTGCTCCCCTTGCCGGAACATTGCCGGGACTTCTACTTATTTCAATAGTATGCGCAATACCTGTTTTATCGCCGCTTTTGGGACCGGGAGCTGTTATAGCTCAAGTCGTAGGTGTTTTGGTAGGCGTTGAAATTGGTAAGGGCAATATACCTCCACAATTTGCTTTACCTGCACTCTTTGCTATCAATCCGCAAGTAGGATGCGACTTTATTCCGGTGGGTCTAAGCCTTGGAGAAGCAAAACCTGAGACGGTGGAAATCGGCGTAGGTGCGATTCTTATTTCGAGACTAATAACAGGACCGATTGCTGTTCTAATAGCTTATCTTTTTAGTATCGGATTATATGCAGGTTAA
- the srlA gene encoding PTS glucitol/sorbitol transporter subunit IIC, translated as MDALASFAQTFIGLFQEGGKQFLGLAGGILPTLICLMTAINALIKFIGQENIDRVAQSAAKYTILRYTVMPVMAVFFLTNPMAYTFGRFLPEKYKPAFYDAAVSFVHPIVGLFPHANPAELFVYMGIAQGIEQLGLPLGQLAIRYFLVGVIVIFIRGIVTERLTLRMMRQRDLAI; from the coding sequence ATGGATGCATTAGCAAGTTTTGCACAAACCTTTATCGGGTTATTTCAAGAAGGCGGCAAACAATTTCTAGGTTTGGCAGGCGGAATTTTACCCACACTTATATGTTTAATGACGGCAATAAATGCTTTAATCAAATTTATAGGTCAAGAAAATATTGATAGAGTTGCACAATCTGCAGCAAAATATACTATTCTGCGCTATACTGTAATGCCGGTTATGGCTGTGTTTTTCTTGACAAATCCTATGGCTTATACTTTTGGAAGATTTTTACCTGAAAAGTATAAACCGGCATTTTATGATGCGGCCGTTTCCTTTGTACACCCTATAGTAGGATTATTTCCTCATGCAAATCCTGCGGAGCTTTTTGTTTACATGGGAATTGCCCAAGGCATTGAGCAGCTCGGATTACCTCTGGGACAACTGGCAATACGGTATTTTCTAGTTGGTGTAATAGTTATTTTTATAAGAGGTATCGTTACAGAAAGATTAACCCTAAGAATGATGAGACAAAGAGATCTTGCGATCTAA
- a CDS encoding PTS glucitol/sorbitol transporter subunit IIA, whose product MTKYEAAIIEIGVMVDELLRQGILILFDKTAPPELQEISVVHTGASLEEDVEVGDLVVLGDFSYKVTAVGEIANRNLRNIGHACLKFDGRNLPELPGDIHLHGDELPFSLKKGDIIIIKDEKK is encoded by the coding sequence ATGACAAAGTACGAAGCTGCGATCATTGAAATAGGTGTAATGGTAGACGAACTGCTGCGTCAAGGAATACTTATATTGTTTGACAAAACAGCGCCGCCGGAGCTTCAAGAAATATCTGTTGTGCATACAGGTGCCAGCCTTGAAGAGGATGTTGAGGTTGGGGATTTGGTAGTTCTTGGAGATTTTTCATACAAAGTTACGGCTGTAGGAGAAATAGCAAATAGAAACTTAAGAAACATTGGTCACGCGTGTCTTAAATTCGATGGCAGAAACTTGCCTGAATTACCGGGGGATATTCACCTACATGGAGATGAACTTCCTTTCTCTTTAAAAAAAGGAGACATAATAATTATTAAAGATGAGAAAAAATAG
- a CDS encoding sugar-binding transcriptional regulator encodes MASNDKRILTKVAHMYYDESMTQQEIANKLGISRPSVSRLLQRARDEGIVEIKIRYEGSYAKLENILEKTFGLREVIVTPPEEGEGLKHRLAEATAEYLERTIKEGDIVGVSWGTTLVHIPKYIDTKVKNVTFVPLVGGAGQTKLDIHSNAIVINFARAFGGKGRLLHAPVTVSSIEVRESLVSDRSIKQILDLAAKSTIAVVGIGSPTDPESTIRQTGYYSGSELNHLKEAGAVCDISWIFLDKEGNLCPIELNERVIGISIEDLDKIPTVVGVAGGKAKHEAVLAAVKGRHLDILVTDEETAEFLLKNSERIEVYGI; translated from the coding sequence ATGGCGAGTAATGATAAGAGAATCCTGACAAAGGTAGCTCACATGTACTATGATGAGAGTATGACACAGCAAGAAATTGCGAATAAGTTAGGGATTTCACGTCCTTCTGTATCAAGATTGCTTCAAAGAGCAAGAGATGAAGGTATTGTAGAAATAAAAATTCGCTATGAAGGAAGTTATGCAAAGCTGGAAAATATATTGGAAAAAACTTTTGGGCTGCGGGAGGTTATAGTTACTCCGCCTGAAGAAGGAGAGGGGCTAAAGCACAGGTTAGCTGAAGCTACTGCAGAATACTTAGAAAGGACAATAAAAGAAGGAGATATTGTCGGTGTTTCGTGGGGTACTACGCTTGTTCATATTCCTAAATACATTGATACTAAAGTAAAAAATGTAACATTTGTGCCTCTAGTGGGCGGGGCGGGACAAACAAAATTAGATATACATTCAAATGCAATTGTTATAAATTTTGCCAGGGCTTTTGGAGGAAAAGGACGCCTTTTACATGCTCCGGTTACCGTCAGCAGCATTGAAGTAAGAGAATCTTTAGTATCTGACAGAAGTATAAAGCAAATTTTAGACCTTGCCGCAAAATCTACTATTGCAGTAGTAGGTATCGGCTCACCGACGGACCCGGAGTCAACCATAAGGCAAACCGGCTACTATAGTGGATCGGAGTTAAATCATCTGAAAGAGGCAGGGGCTGTATGCGATATTTCTTGGATATTCTTAGATAAAGAAGGAAATTTATGTCCAATAGAACTCAACGAACGAGTGATAGGAATATCTATAGAAGACCTAGATAAAATACCGACCGTGGTTGGAGTGGCAGGTGGAAAAGCAAAGCATGAAGCCGTCTTGGCAGCTGTTAAAGGACGCCATCTTGATATACTTGTTACAGATGAAGAAACTGCCGAATTTTTATTAAAAAATTCTGAGAGGATAGAAGTTTATGGGATTTGA